The Orcinus orca chromosome 20, mOrcOrc1.1, whole genome shotgun sequence region caacTTACCCTCGAAGTCTCTGGCTTCTATGTCAACTCGAACCCCTGAGTTaatcacagcctgggaggaggaggaggtagaGAGCTGGATTAGGGTCTCCCCAGGCCTCCTAGCCCTGAAAGCCAGGATCTAGGCAATCAGTCCATCCCATTCACCCCAGCTGCCAGGTGAACATACCGAGAGAACTCTTGGGAGCCCATATGTAGCGGCCACGTGTAAGACAGAGCGCCCTTGATGGTCAGTGGCGTTGGGTTCCGCTCCCAGGTTCAGTAGATCCTCCACAATCAGGGGCTGGTTGGCAGCAGCAGCCACCAGAAGAGGGGTCTGCAGGAGTCAGGAAAGGTCAGTctgggcccccagccccctcccctctgaaaaccaggaatccaGGCCTCCAGACCCTCTGCCCTCAGATCCAGTAGTCCAGGCCCTCAGCCCTCACCTTGCCCTTATGCTCACGAATGTCCAGATGTCTGTACGCTTGGAGCATCTCAGCTGCGGCGTATGCAGCCCAGCGCAACCCTCGAGCCGCAAACAGGTGCAGGAGCCTGAGGATAGGTGGAAGGAAGCAATGAGCACAGCACCCCAGCTGAGCAGGAGAGCCTGCAGACTCCATTCCCCTATACTCACGTGTCTCCCTCCTCATCCTGGGCCAGCAGCTTTTGTGGCCCCAAAGCCAGCATGTGAGCACGGGCAGCATCCAGGGATGGTCCGTTGACCACAGGAGGCAACTGTGGGGGTCCTGAAGGGAGTCCAGAACCTCTCCAGGATCCTGCCTGTGGCAGGGGAGGTTCTGCATAGGGCCGAGTATCCAGGGGGTCCTGAAGGGTACAGGTGATGGGGAGAGCCAGTCAGCTGAGAATTCCCTCTTtctaccacacacacatacacatacagagtGCCAGGCAGAGTGGCTGGGCGTCCCACCTGCGCCAAGTGACCTTGGacctttgggcctcagttttgccCATCTGAGGAATGGGATCCTAATCCAACCCCAGACATCTCAGAATGCTGCATAAGGGCAACTGGGAATCTTAGGAGCCCTTCAGCAACCACTTCCCATTCTGTATCTCACCTCCATCCCCAGGGGAAATGAACACGGCCGCCCTGGGTCCGAGTGTGAGTAGAAGTCAGGAGTCAGGAAACCTTCAGCAGCAGAAGCAGCGTAAGAGTAGGGCCTGTCCGTGTAGGCAGCATGCGTGTTGGGGTCCCAGTCTGGAAAGCCCATGGGGGGCGCCAGGCTGCCAAGTCCAGAACCCACAGTCTCCTGGTGTGCTGGGAAGTGAGTATGGCCTGCATGTGAGAGGAGGAGCAGAGGCAGGCCTGGTTACCAGAGTTAGGGAAGTCACAGCCCAGACAGGACCTGTGTGAGGGCCTGGAGTCCCCAAGGTACTGAAAGCTAGTACTTCTGGGGCACCAAGGGGCTGGAAGCTTGGACTTATGGGACCTAAATGCCTGGGACACTGAGGGGTTGAGGGCCTAGATTCCAGGCTGGGAGCCTGGGCCCCTGAAGGACTATGTGCATAGACTACTGGGCTCCAGAGAATCTGGCTCTACTCTGCGGGTCTCAGCAAGAATGAGGGTCTAACTCCTAagttcctgaaagttctaagagtTGGGATGTTTGAGTCCCTGAGGGAAGCTGGGGCTAGGAGCTGAGGGAACCAGGTTAGTTTCCAGACTTACCAGCTTCACCCTCATTCACAGGTGGGGTcaggggctgggccaggggaGCCAGGAACTGTCCCTGTACAGGCATAAGCAAAGAGAAACAAGGGTGAATTTACCTGGCATATTCCTCAGCATCCATTCCCCACCTACAGGGCATCTAAGTCAGGACTACGTCTCTCATCAGCCCCGAGGGCCCAGCAAGGCAGCAAGTCCTTGCCCAACAGGACATGGCCTCACGGCAGTTGTAGTTTACAGTGCTTCATGGGCCTCACCTGTAGCCCACCAGCGTCAGGCTGCTGCTGGCGGCGCCTTTGTTCTTCTAGGAGCTTCTTCACCGTCTGTGATGGGCAGTGGCTGCGCTCATTCCGGCTCACTGCGgggtgaggagagagggaagttATCAGGGGTCCTTACGTCACCCAAGTGCGCCGGGGAGTGGATCTGAGCGCCCTCTTCGCCCTCCCGCGCGGAAAAACTGGCACACTGATGCCGCCTGAGAACTCCAAAGCCAATCTAAGATTTCGGGTGCGGCGCCGCCTCCGcggtttccttccttttgctccgCACTTTCCCCTCTGACCCAACTTTCCACCAGCGTCGTGGAAActgaggaaggaggtggagggcgCCCTCTGCagcccccctccctctgcctaacACTTCCGTGAaaaatcccaccccaccccacccccagatctCCCAGTTCTGAGGGATTCGGGGCGTCGCCGGGCATCACTCCCCAGAGACGCACATCCAGGTTCCCAATATCTCTCTGCCCTAGAAGCTGCCCTGATACTTTTTCCTCGGGATACCAGGCATCCGagtccccagcccctctccctgagGAGCCACGACGTCACTAGCCCCCTAGCTCATTAGGAATCCAAAGGTTCAGACCTCGCCCCCCTCTTCAGACCCAGAAGTCCAAGCCCCACCTCACGGGAGTCTGGGAGACTCGCATACCCTTCCTCAGGACCCAGGAGTCCGGGCCCTCAGCCTACTCCCCTGTAGGACCTGGTAATCCCAGTTTCCAGACTCCTTGTTCGCACGACGCAAGAAGGCCGGGCCCTCAGCCCTCACCCTTCCGAGCCCCGCTCGAGCATAGGAAGGGTTAAGCGCCGGAGGGCGGACTCGGAAACCGCCCAGACGCGACGCACTGACGTCACGTCGCTCACGCAAGGGAATCTTccatctccttcttcctctccgcCCGGCGACCCAGGTGTCCCGCTCCGAGACGCGATGCGTGGCCAAGCGTGGCGCTCGTGGAATCCCCGCACAAGGGAAATTCCTGCTCAGCCCGGGGACCCGGGCCGGGTGGCGACTCGGGAAATCCCAGGGTGGGGCAGGGTCACGGCCAGAGTGCATTCCTGCGGCCAAGCTCCGGACCTTGCCCACCCAGACCTTGGCTGATTTCAAACAACGCCCCCAAGGACTCGATCCAGCCTCTTTTTCTACAGCATGGAGTCCgggtccccagccccctcctcccaggaCTCAGGCAGGAGTCGGGGCTCCCAGCGCTTTCACCCCCGGGACCTAGGATTCAGGATCAACAGTCCTTTaccccaccccacgcccccaccaccccgggACTCAAGAGTCCAGAATCCCAGCCGCTCCGGGATCACAACCCAGGAGTCTGGACCCTCCGCCCCCTCCAAACACCGGGTACCCTCACTCTCAGCTTGAGGCTTCAcccctcactcttttttttttttttttgcggtacgcgggcctctccctgttgtggcctctcccgttgcgaagcacaggctccggacgcgcaggctcagcggccatggctcacgggcccagccgctccgcggcatgtgggatcttcccgtaccgggaagaatccgtgtcccctgcatcggcaggcggactctcaatcactgcgccaccagggaagcccacaccccTCACTCTTGATGCTCCAGCTCCGTCCCTCAGAGCCTCAAGAGTCCGTCTCCCAGCCCCTCTCTTAGGGGCCGAGCGTGCCTCACCTCCCCGCCCCTCCATTACCTCGGAGATTCCGTGTTGCGGATTGTGGGGCCCCAGGGCCCCGGCCTCGGCGCTGCGCCAGCCTCGCTGTTTCCCCGCGGAGCCGCCGCCGGGTCCCCGATCTTGGGTCGGGTCCCCCCGCGACTTTTTAAACTGAGGTTCTGGCACCGCCCAGTCGTGGGGCGGGCCCCGCCCACAAGCCCGGGAGTCCCCGCGTTGCGCTCGAGCAAACTTGGTGTCTAAATGGGCGGGGCTGACTTTAAGAGCCCGATTCCTAAGTCTCCCCGGAAACAGTGATTGGGAACCCCGTGTTTGGTCTGAGGGAGACGGGCCTGAGGTAGCGGACTCCTGAAAGAGGAGGGAACTGGGGACCTGGACTTTTGTCCAGGGGGGTGTTGGAGGCCTTGactcccaggccctgggctggccgAGGAGCGGGGGGACGCTGCCAGTATTATTGGGTCCTGAGAGAGAAGGGGGCTGGGGTTCTGAACTCCCTGGTCTCGAGGGAAGAAAGGTCTGTAGGTAAGAGTGATATAGGTGAACTCAAATTTACCCCCTTCCACACATCACCTTTCTCAGAGGCCAGTTctcattattcattcatcattAAAAGTAATTACTGCAAGGGAGGTACTTTGCTGGGTGCTGTGGTATAGCTGTGAACTAAGCAGGCAGGAATTCCCAACCCTCAAGCCAACTGACATTCCACTGGGAGGCTCATTCTCAGTTCCCATCTTGGTGACCATGTAAATCATATTTCTCCCCTGCCCTCAAGGCTCTATGCTCTCCTGGTTCTCCTCCCTCACTTGCTGCTCCTTCCGTTTTACTggctgtttcctcctcttcacccATTCTTGGTGTTGGGAGGAGGTGGTGTTGCTCCTCTGTCTGTACTCACTTCCTTGAtgatctcatccagtctcatggctttaaataccatccatAAGCCAGCAATCCCCAAATTTACATCTCCAGACCAGACTTACCGCCTGAACTCAAAGAGGCAGCTGTGGTCATTCAGCTTCTCCACAGGGTGATCTATCAGGCATTTCCAACCCAGTTTGCCCAAACCTTGGCACTCTCCCCCCTAAGCCTGCTTCCCCTCTTTCTCCATCCTGTCAAAGGATGCTCTGTCTTCTCAGTTGCTTAGGCCAGAAGCTTTGGTCATCCTGGACCCCTCTCTCTCATGCACACTCATATCCACTCCATCAGCAAGTTTTGTTGGCTCTATCTTCAAAATCTTTCCAGGATCTCCCCAGTGCCCACACCCTGGTCCACCTGTCATGTCCCACCTGGACGATCACAGCAGCCTCCCTGATCTCTCTGACCCTCCCCCTAGTTTGTCCCTAAAGGCTGTCAGAGAGATCCATcacctctccccctcccacacacacacaggaagcagGTGGCCTTGCCACCAGCAGAGTGACATCCGCTATTGCTGCCTCTCTACTCCCCATTGTTCCTCAGGACTTCTCTGGACCAAAGCCCTTTGACAGACCTCTTCCAGCCCTCAGCCCACCATGGTTCCTGCAGGCAACATCCCgttcctgcttttgctcccaggtGAAGCCAGTGGTTATGGGGGGTGTTAGGCAGAGCTTTGTGAAAGGAGTGGCTTGGGGTGGCATCTGAAGGGAGGGGTGCTGAGGATGGGTCCTTCTCCCAGTGCCCTTGCCCTTCCAGAGAGAGACTTCTGGGCCTGGTTCTTTGGGGAGGGAAGCTGAGTTTGGATGGCTGCTGTTCGTCCCCTTGTCACCGCTGGGTGAGATTTCCCGTGAGGTGAGATTTCTGACTTCCtgtctccctctgtgtctctgggTGCTTCCCTCCCATTTGGCCCCTCTTTCTTATTTGACCTCTCCCGAGTGGAGGCTACTTCTCAGGACATCACCTTTCCCTGCACCCTGTTTTGAGAACCACCTCTCCCCACTGATCtaccttccctctccttcctcagtGGCTGCAGCTCAGACGACCCCAGGTGAGAAATCAACACCCTGTCCCCTTTGCAGCACCGCTTCAGGTCCTGCTTCCATCCCTAAAGTGTGGCCTGTGGGTCCTGGATCTCACCTCACATCCCTGAATCAGAGCCCCCAGAGGATCTGCAGCCCTCTCTAGGTCCCCATCTCACTGTCCTCATCGCCAAACTGAAGGCCCAGGGACTCGGCCGTCCGCCAGCCTGTCTTCAGGAGTATTTACTATGCCCAGAGCACAGTCCTGGGAGCCCTGGGACACCCCCCAGCCTCTCTCTGgatctccctctcccctttcattCCCCAGGAACCTGGGACACCCACCTCCAAAGGGACTTCCTCTGACCCATATGCCCAAAGCCCAGGCCCAAGTGTCTGGAACCCCCCTCAGCTGCCTTCTATCTTGGCTCCCACCCCTTCAGGTTCCTGTTCTGGATGTGGGCCCCTCTCCCTGCCACTCCTGGCGGGCCTCGTGGCTGCAGATGCGGTCGTGTCACTGCTAATCGTGGTggtgttgtttgtgtgtgtgcgcccACGCAGCAGGCCCACCCAAGGTGAGGGCAGGGACAGAGCTGGGCCTGAAGAGGCATGGTGTCCCTAGGGAGGGGGTCCCCAGGGCGGGTGCCCCCGGGCAAGCCCTTGAGGTTCTGGGGAAACCCTGGGGGCGGTGCTTAGGGGAACTCCTGAGGAAACCCCTGAGGCAGGGGGTCCCCAAGGAAGTGGAGATGTGGGTGGAAGGTGGGTGGTCAGGCCTCGTgctttctctcccccacccccagaagatGGCAAAATCTGCATCAACATGCCTGGCAGGGGCTGACTCCCCAGTAACTGTGACATAGGACTTCTGACCCTGTCATCCTGGATTGTGTGTGGCGGCACAGGAAATCCAGCCCTCTTCTGGGCTGGAATAAAGCAATTGAAATACTTCCTGTTCTAATTCTTTCTCAGACAACCCAGGTTCCCCAAAGGCTCCCTCTCATTTAGCTGTTTCTGGGTCCTTGATCCACCTAGAACCCCGCATATCCCCATCCCGTCAGCCCAGGGATCTGGAATAACTCAACATTGTTTGTGCGCTCCATGTTTATTTGGGGGCAGTAGTGGGGAGAGGTCTGATGTCTCATTGTGGACACTCTGTGGATCCGTATCTTGGTGGGAGTAGGACTAGAGTGCTGGGCAGGCATCAGGAATGAGTGGATCCAGGCATCAGGTTGCTGACTGCCCTGGTCTGGGCTCATTTTTAATATGGCCTCTGTGTGTTGAGGCTGCTGTAGACATCTGTCCTCTGGCCTTGGAGCTCCTAAAGGGATGGACAGGGTGTGGACCATCAGTGAAGGGGGTCCaccaaataaactgaaaataaaatctagCCTTCTCCCAGTGGCCTGCAAGGCCCCTGGCAGCTTCTTCAACCTTGTAGCCATGAAAGAGATCTGGACTTTATTCAAGTGCCTTCAATGttcccccttctcctctgcctCATTGTTATGCCCCAGCCGAGGGGCCTTTGTGTGTGCTGTTCACTCTGCCTGAAACATTGGTCCCCTAGATATTCCCATGGGTAGTTCCTTCTCacccttcaagtctcagctcatGTCACTTTCTCATAGAAGCATTTCTTGATTTCCCCATCTATAGTTTCTTCCCCACACACTCGAGTCACTGTCACATCAACCTACTTTATTTCCTTCATGTTGCCTCCCCAAATGATTTTATTTGTTAATCTGCTTCAAGTCTGTctccccaggacttccctggtggcgcagtggttaggaatccgcctgccaatgcaggggacatgggttcgagccctggtccaggaagataccacatgccacggagcaactaagcccatgagccacaactactgagcctgtgctctagagcccgcgagccacaactactgagcccacgtgccacaactactgaagcctgcacgcct contains the following coding sequences:
- the HCST gene encoding hematopoietic cell signal transducer, whose amino-acid sequence is MVPAGNIPFLLLLPVAAAQTTPGSCSGCGPLSLPLLAGLVAADAVVSLLIVVVLFVCVRPRSRPTQEDGKICINMPGRG
- the NFKBID gene encoding NF-kappa-B inhibitor delta, yielding MGFPDWDPNTHAAYTDRPYSYAASAAEGFLTPDFYSHSDPGRPCSFPLGMEDPLDTRPYAEPPLPQAGSWRGSGLPSGPPQLPPVVNGPSLDAARAHMLALGPQKLLAQDEEGDTLLHLFAARGLRWAAYAAAEMLQAYRHLDIREHKGKTPLLVAAAANQPLIVEDLLNLGAEPNATDHQGRSVLHVAATYGLPRVLSAVINSGVRVDIEARDFEGLTPLHTAILALNVAMHPPDLYPPVLSTQAQDRLACVKMLLHMGADHTSQEIKSNKTVLHLAVQAANPTLVQLLLALPRGDLRAFVNMKAHGNTALHMAAALPPGPAQEAIVRRLLAAGADPTLRNLENEQPVHLLRPGLGPEGLRQLLKRSRVAPPGLSS